Proteins encoded by one window of Rhodamnia argentea isolate NSW1041297 chromosome 6, ASM2092103v1, whole genome shotgun sequence:
- the LOC115744845 gene encoding probable aspartic proteinase GIP2 — protein sequence TDILVTSIKINGRAVPLNMSLLDIGEDGNGGTKISTVDPYTVMETSIFEAVLKVFMEETKGVTRIPSVEPFKYCISSKNLGSARVGPPVPSIDLGLHDESVSWRIFGVNSMMHVKDVVLCLGFVDGGSNPRTSVVIGGHQLEDNLLEFDLVKRRLGFISTLLFMQTTCANFNSTSSVKEVETLVSKKRDDLFGQLREFEGLPNSTIYAPAWDSINIDTPDGEIVTS from the exons actgatatacttgtgaccTCCATCAAGATCAACGGCCGAGCAGTCCCACTGAATATGTCACTATTGGACATAGGCGAAGATGGCAACGGGGGAACAAAAATCAGCACCGTTGATCCTTACACCGTGATGGAGACATCGATCTTCGAGGCGGTCCTCAAAGTATTCATGGAAGAAACCAAGGGCGTGACTAGGATTCCTAGTGTTGAGCCCTTCAAGTACTGCATAAGCTCCAAGAACCTGGGGAGTGCAAGAGTCGGACCGCCCGTGCCCTCCATCGATCTGGGGTTGCATGATGAGAGTGTGTCTTGGAGGATCTTCGGCGTGAATTCGATGATGCATGTGAAGGATGTTGTCTTGTGCTTGGGGTTCGTTGACGGCGGCTCGAACCCGAGAACTTCTGTGGTCATCGGAGGGCATCAATTGGAGGACAATCTCTTGGAATTCGATCTCGTGAAACGGAGGTTGGGGTTCATTTCCACGCTCTTGTTCATGCAAACTACCTGTGCCAACTTCAACTCTACTTCTTCTGTTAAAGAAGTGGAGACTTTGGTATCCAAGAAAAG GGATGATCTCTTCGGCCAGCTCCGTGAGTTTGAAGGTCTGCCTAACTCGACCATTTATGCCCCCGCCTGGGACTCGATAAACATTGATACTCCCGATGGGGAGATTGTGACGTCCTGA
- the LOC115744846 gene encoding probable aspartic proteinase GIP2, which translates to MASSSYLVFLSFFLFLTISQAQAKAFQPKALLLPVTKDSSLLQYTTQIKQRTPLVPIKLTIDVGGRFMWVDCEKGYVSSSYRPVPCDSKICKISRSGACLVMCPAPPRPGCNNNTCYHLLYNPLTDTINSGVMAADAVLVQSTDGRSAGPLVSVPGLFFACGTHSLLKGLSNGAKGIAGLGRSLVSLPSLFASAFKFQRIFAMCLSSSSQSNGVIIFGDGPYEFQFKKEISSSLMYTPLILNPKATAGKYSEDPSTDYFIRLTSIKINGQAVQLNDSLLNIDKEGNGGTKISTVNPYTMMERSIFKAVLKVFMEETKGMTRVASVKPFEYCISSKNLGSTRVGPPVPAIDLGLHNESVSWRIFGMNSMVQVKDDVLCLGFVDGGFNPRTSVVIGGHQLEDNLLQFDLVKRRLGFSSSLLFMQTTCANFNFTSSV; encoded by the exons ATGGCCTCTTCTAGTTATTtggttttcctttccttcttcctcttcctcacgATTTCACAAGCGCAAGCCAAAGCTTTTCAACCCAAAGCCCTCCTTCTTCCTGTGACCAAGGACTCCTCGTTGCTCCAGTACACCACCCAAATCAAGCAAAGAACCCCTCTTGTGCCCATTAAGCTGACCATCGACGTTGGAGGCCGATTCATGTGGGTGGATTGTGAGAAGGGTTATGTTTCCTCTTCATATAGGCCCGTCCCTTGCGACTCCAAAATCTGTAAGATCTCGCGATCGGGGGCTTGTCTAGTTATGTGTCCTGCTCCGCCTAGACCGGGATGCAACAACAACACTTGCTACCACTTGCTTTACAATCCGCTCACCGACACCATCAACAGTGGCGTGATGGCAGCTGATGCCGTGTTGGTTCAGTCCACTGATGGGAGAAGCGCCGGGCCCCTGGTTTCTGTCCCGGGGCTGTTCTTTGCTTGCGGCACTCATTCGCTTCTCAAAGGCCTCTCTAATGGGGCCAAG GGAATTGCCGGGCTCGGACGATCACTAGTTTCCCTCCCTTCGCTGTTTGCTTCGGCTTTCAAATTCCAACGTATCTTTGCCATGTGCTTGAGCTCCTCCTCGCAATCAAATGGAGTCATCATCTTTGGCGACGGACCATACGAATTCCAATTTAAGAAAGAGATCTCTAGTTCCCTCATGTACACTCCCCTAATTCTCAACCCAAAAGCCACCGCGGGAAAGTACTCTGAGGACCCTTCGACCGACTACTTCATCCGTCTCACCTCCATCAAGATCAATGGGCAAGCAGTCCAGCTCAACGATTCACTACTGAACATCGACAAGGAAGGCAACGGGGGAACAAAGATCAGCACTGTTAATCCATACACCATGATGGAGAGGTCGATCTTCAAGGCTGTCCTTAAAGTGTTCATGGAAGAAACCAAGGGCATGACTAGGGTTGCTAGTGTTAAGCCTTTCGAGTACTGCATAAGCTCCAAGAACCTGGGGAGTACAAGAGTTGGACCGCCCGTGCCCGCCATCGATCTGGGGTTGCATAATGAGAGTGTGTCTTGGAGGATCTTCGGAATGAATTCTATGGTGCAAGTGAAGGACGACGTCTTGTGCTTGGGGTTTGTCGATGGCGGCTTCAACCCAAGAACTTCTGTGGTCATTGGAGGGCACCAATTGGAGGACAATCTCTTGCAATTCGATCTCGTGAAACGGAGGTTGGGATTCAGCTCCTCGCTCTTGTTCATGCAAACCACATGTGCCAACTTCAACTTTACTTCTTCTGTTTAA